Proteins from one Listeria weihenstephanensis genomic window:
- the recR gene encoding recombination mediator RecR, with translation MHYPEPITKLMDSFMKLPGIGPKTAARLAFFTLDMKEEDVLDFAKALVDAKRNLSFCSVCGHITDKDPCYICTDMSRDRSIICVVQEAKDVIAMEKMRDFRGLYHVLHGTISPMDGIGPEDINIPDLLKRLQDDTIQEVVLATNPNVEGEATAMYISRLLKPSGIKVTRIAHGLPVGGDLEYADEVTLSKALEGRREI, from the coding sequence ATGCATTATCCAGAGCCGATAACGAAACTAATGGACAGCTTTATGAAATTGCCAGGGATCGGACCGAAAACGGCGGCGCGGCTGGCTTTTTTTACGTTGGACATGAAAGAAGAAGATGTACTAGATTTTGCGAAAGCGCTCGTGGATGCGAAACGTAACTTGAGTTTTTGCTCAGTTTGTGGGCATATTACAGATAAAGATCCGTGTTATATTTGTACGGATATGTCGCGTGACCGCAGTATTATTTGCGTCGTGCAAGAAGCGAAAGACGTCATTGCAATGGAAAAAATGCGTGATTTCCGCGGCTTATATCACGTACTTCACGGTACGATTTCACCGATGGATGGGATTGGACCTGAGGATATTAATATTCCTGATTTGCTGAAACGCCTGCAAGATGACACGATTCAAGAAGTCGTTTTAGCGACGAATCCAAACGTAGAAGGCGAAGCGACCGCAATGTATATCTCAAGATTGCTGAAACCATCAGGAATTAAAGTGACGCGAATTGCGCATGGTCTTCCAGTCGGTGGCGATTTAGAATATGCAGATGAAGTAACGTTGTCCAAAGCGCTTGAAGGGCGACGCGAAATTTAA
- a CDS encoding YbaB/EbfC family nucleoid-associated protein, giving the protein MRGMGNMQGMMKQMQKMQKEMAKAQAELELRTFTGTAGGGMVTVEMTGKRLVTDVIVKEEVVDPEDIEMLQDLVLAATNDALKQVEDTTASTMGQFTQGMNLPGM; this is encoded by the coding sequence ATGCGTGGAATGGGAAATATGCAAGGTATGATGAAACAAATGCAAAAAATGCAAAAAGAAATGGCGAAAGCACAAGCAGAACTAGAATTAAGAACATTCACAGGAACAGCAGGCGGCGGCATGGTAACCGTTGAAATGACAGGGAAACGCCTAGTAACAGACGTAATCGTGAAAGAAGAAGTAGTAGATCCAGAAGACATCGAAATGCTACAAGACCTTGTTTTAGCAGCAACAAACGACGCCCTAAAACAAGTAGAAGACACAACAGCCTCCACAATGGGCCAATTCACTCAGGGAATGAACCTACCTGGAATGTAA